CTGGAGGCGCGCAAGATGGGTTGGGGCGCCAGTGGGCGTAACGGCGGCCAGCTGATTCGCGGTGTCGGCCATGGCCTGGACCAGTTCGCCAACGTGATCGGCGCCGACGGTGTACGCCAGATGAAGCTGATGGGCCTGGAAGCCGTGGAGATCGTGCGCGAACGCGTCGAGCGCTATCAGATCCCCTGCGACCTGACCTGGGGTTATTGCGACCTGGCGAACAAGCCCCGGCACCTGCAAGGCCTGGCTGAAGACGCCGAAGAACTGCGTAGCCTCGGCTATCGCCATGAAGTACGCCTGCTGCAAGCCAACGAGATGAGCAGCGTAATCGGCTCCGACCGTTATGTGGGCGGCATGATCGACATGGGTTCCGGGCACTTGCACCCGTTGAACCTGGCCCTCGGCGAGGCCGCCGCCGCACAGCAGTTGGGCGTGAAGCTGTTCGAGCACTCCGAAGTGACGCGCATCGACTACGGCCCCGAGGTCAACGTGCACACCGCCCTCGGCAACGTGCGCGCCAAAACCCTGGTGCTGGCCTGCAATGCCTACCTCAAGGGTTTGAATCCGCAGTTAAGCGGCAAAGTATTGCCCGCCGGTAGCTACATCATCGCCACCGAACCGTTGAGCCAAGCCCAGGCCACCAACCTGCTGCCGCAGAATATGGCCGTGTGTGATCAGCGGGTGACGGTGGATTACTTCCGGCTGTCCGCTGACCGACGACTGTTGTTCGGCGGTGCCTGCCATTATTCAGGACGTGACCCGCAGGATATTGGCGCCTACATGCGTCCGAAAATGCTCAAGGTGTTCCCGCAACTGGCCGAGGTGAAAATCGACTACCAGTGGGGCGGCATGATCGGCATCGGCGCCAACCGCTTGCCACAGATTGGCCGCCTGGCCGATCAACCCAATGTGTATTACGCCCAGGCCTACGCCGGCCACGGCCTCAATGCCACGCACCTGGCCGGCAAGCTGCTGGCCGAAGCCATCAGCGGCCAGCAGCAGGGCCGTTTCGACCTGTTCGCCCAAGTGCCGCACATCACCTTCCCCGGCGGCAAGCACCTGCGCTCGCCGCTGTTGGCGCTGGGGATGCTCTGGCATCGGTTCAAAGAGCTGGTGTGATCAGTCGCGCCAGAACGGTTTGAGGCCTTCCTGGCGCGCTTGTTCGGCGGTCAGCCCAACGTCGCGCAGTTGCTCGTGGGTCAAATGCAGCAAAGCCTTGCGCGTGTGGCGGCGATGCCAGAACAGACTCCAGCGGTTGATATCCCGCGGCGCCGTCGCCCGCTCCTGCCCTGCCTGCAATTCCTGACTGTGTAACATCAGACGCACATCGCTTATGCCGCTCATTTTGCTGCCCCTCATTCACCTGTTGCCATGAGTGACTAGAGTGAGCGCGGGCGCAAAAGCATTACAGATTCAACCTACTTTTATTAAATCCATACAGATGCTGCCCATAGACGCCTGAATCCTGTATTTTCGCCTTATCTGTACTGGTCTCGGGAGCGACCGCCATGACCCTTTACGTCAACCTCGCCGAATTGCTGGGCACGCGCATCGAACAGGGCTTTTATCGCCCCGGCGATCGCCTGCCCTCGGTGCGCGCCTTGAGCGTGGAACACGGGGTCAGCCTGAGCACCGTGCAACAAGCCTATCGTTTGCTGGAAGACAACGGCCTGGCGATGCCCAAGCCCAAGTCCGGTTACTTTGTGCCGGTCGGGCGCGAGCTGCCGGCGCTGCCCGAAGTAGGCCGCCCGGCCCAGCGGCCAGTGGAAATTTCGCAATGGGACCAGGTGCTGGAACTGATACGTGCAGTGCCGCGCAAAGACGTCATACAGATGGGCCGAGGCATGCCGGATGTATTGTCGCCGACCCTGAAACCCTTGCTGCGCAGCCTTGCACGGGTGAGTCGTCGTCAGGACTTGCCGGGGCTGTATTACGACAACATCCTCGGCTGTATGGAGTTGCGCGAACAAATTGCACGACTGTCATTGGATTCCGGCTGCCAGCTGACGGCCGAAGACATCGTGATCACCACGGGTTGCCACGAGGCGCTGTCCGCCAGCATCCACGCGATTTGCGAGCCGGGCGATATCGTCGCCGTGGACTCGCCAAGCTTTCACGGCGCCATGCAGACCCTCAAGGGCCTGGGCATGAAGGCCCTGGAAATCCCGACCGACCCGCTCACCGGCATCAGCCTCGAAGCGCTCGAGCTGGCGCTGGAGCAGTGGCCGATCAAGGTCATCCAGCTGACGCCCAACTGCAATAACCCCTTGGGCTACATCATGCCGGAGGCGCGCAAACGTGCGTTGCTGACGCTGGCGCAGCGCTTTGACGTGGCGATCATCGAAGACGATGTGTATGGCGAATTGGCCTACAGCTACCCACGCCCGCGCACGATCAAATCCTTCGACGAAGACGGCCGCGTGTTGCTGTGCAGCTCGTTCTCGAAAACCCTCGCGCCCGGTTTACGCATTGGTTGGGTAGCGCCCGGTCGCTACCTGGAGCGGGTGCTGCACATGAAATACATCAGCACCGGCTCGACCGCGACCCAACCACAGATTGCCATCGCCGAATTCCTCAAGAACGGCCACTTCGAACCGCATTTGCGGCGGATGCGCACTCAATACCAGCGTAATCGCGACTTGATGCTCGACTGGGTCAGCCGCTACTTCCCGGCCGGCACACGTGCCAGCCGACCTCAAGGCAGCTTTATGCTGTGGGTCGAGTTGCCGGAAGGCTTCGACACCCTCAAGCTCAATCGCGTACTGGTGGAGCAAGGCGTTCAGGTGGCGGTGGGCAGCATTTTTTCGGCCTCCGGCAAGTACCGCAATTGCCTGCGCATGAACTACGCTGCCAAGCCAACCCCACAGATTGAGGAAGCGGTACGCAAGGTCGGGGCCGCAGCCATCAAGATGCTCGCCGAGGCGGCAGACTGACCTTTCGCCGGTTTTAGCCGTCATATGCCCACAATCGCCCTGACCTGGAAGCAGCGCCCTTGATGATTCGACGGCTTTTACCGTTTTTCCTGTTGGCCGCCCTGGCGCTGGGCGGCTGCGCTACGGTCGACAGCCCGCGCATTCCCAGTGACGCGTTGCCCGCCGCGCAATCGTCGTTCGGCCGTTCGATCCAGGCCCAGGCGGCGCCCCATCAAGGTCGCTCGGGCTTTCGCCTGCTGCCCAACAGCAGCGAAGCCTTCATGGCCCGCGCCGAGCTGATCCGCAACGCCCAGAGCAGCCTCGACCTGCAGTACTACATCGTGCACGACGGCATCAGCACGCGCATGCTTGTGGACGAACTGCTCAAGGCCGCCGACCGTGGCGTGCGCATCCGCATCCTGCTGGACGACACCACCAGCGACGGTCTCGACCAAGTCATCGCCACCCTCGCCGCCCACCCGCAAATCGAAATTCGCCTGTTCAATCCGCTGCACTTGGGCCGCAGCACCGGCGTGACGCGGGCCATGGGCCGCTTGTTCAACCTGTCGCTGCAACATCGGCGCATGCACAACAAGCTGTGGCTGGCGGATAACAGCGTGGCCATCGTCGGCGGGCGTAACCTGGGCGATGAGTATTTCGATGCCGAGCCCAACCTGAATTTCACCGACATCGACATGCTCAGCGTGGGGCCGGTGGCTGAACAGCTCGGCCACAGTTTTGATCAGTACTGGAACAGCGCGCTGAGCAAGCCGATTGATGACTTCGTCTCCACCGCCCCGTCCAAACGAGACCTGGCCGCCGCACGTGTACGCCTGCAAGACTCGCTGGCCGAATCACGCCAACAGAACCACGCCCTGTATAACCGCTTGCGCACCTACCAAACCCAGCCGCGCATGGACATCTGGCGGCGCGAGCTGATTTGGGCCTGGAACCAGGCGCTGTGGGATGCGCCGAGCAAGGTGCTGGCCAAGGCCGACCCGGACCCGCGATTGCTGCTCACCACCCAACTGGCGCCGGAGCTGGAAGGCGTCAACCATGAGCTGATCATGATTTCAGCGTACTTCGTGCCGGGGCAGCCTGGGCTGGTGTACCTGACCGGCCGCGCCGATGCGGGGGTGTCGGTGAGTTTGCTGACCAACTCCCTCGAAGCCACGGATGTACCGGCGGTGCACGGCGGCTATGCGCCGTATCGCAAGGCATTGCTCGAACATGGCGTAAAACTCTATGAACTGCGCCGCCAGCCCGGCGACCCGAGTGCAGGCAGCGGCCCGCACCTGTTTCGCCGGGGCGCGTTCCACGGCTCGGACTCCAGCCTGCACAGCAAGGCGATGATCTTTGATCGGGAGAAGTCGTTTATTGGCTCGTTCAATTTCGACCCGCGCTCGGTGCTGTGGAACACCGAGGTCGGCGTGCTGGTGGACAGCCCCGAGCTGGCGGAACACGTGCGCAACCTGGCGCTGCAAGGCATGGCGCCAGCGTTGAGCTATGAGGCGAAATTGCAGGACGGCCAGGTGGTGTGGGTTACCGAGGATAACGGCCAATTGCACACGCTGACCCATGAGCCCGGCAGTTGGTGGCGCCGGTTTAATGCCTGGTTTGCTACTTCAGTCGGCCTGGAACGGATGCTCTAAACACAGTGAAAAACCCTGTGGGAGTCGGGCTTGCCCGCGATAGCGGAGTGTCAGGCACCAATAGGCTAGCTGACTCACCGCTATCGCAGGCAAGCCAGCTCCCACAGTTAATTGCATTTCACGTCAAGCAGGCTGGGCGGCACCGAATGCGCCCTGGCGCAGCAGCAACACCACCAATCCCAACGCTCCCGCCGCCATCAGCCACGGCAATGCATGCCCGCTGATCCACTGGCTGCCCGCGCCCGCCACCAGCGGCCCAATCAGGCAGCCGATGCCCCACAGCTGCGCCACGTGGGCATTCGCGCGTACCAGCGCATCGTCGCGGTAACGCTCGCCGATCAAAATCAGCGACAAGGTGAACAACCCACCGGCGCTGGCGCCGAAGATCACCCACACCGGCCAGATCAGTGGCGTGTGCAATAACAGCGGAATCGCCAGGCTCGACACCAGCAGCAACACCGCACAGCTCAAGAACAGCGTGCGACGCGGCAGGTAATCAGCCAAAGCGCCGATGGGCAATTGCAGCAATGCGTCGCCGACCACCACGGTGCTGACCATGGCCAAGGCAACCTCGGCCGTAAACCCTTGTTGCAGGCAATACACCGGCAGCAGCGTCAGGATCATCGCTTCGAACGCAGCGAATAACGCCACCGCCCAGGCAATCGCCGGCAGGCTCAGGCAAAAGCGCCATAGATCACTGAATGTCACACTGAAGGATTCAGCGGTCGGCGCGCCGGAACGACCAAGCAACAGCAGCGGCGCAACCATCAGCAAGCCAACGCCGACCCAGAAACCGTAATCATGGTCGGTGCCGAGCACGCCCAGCAGCAACGGCCCCGACAGTTGGCTCAAGGCATAACTGCAGCCATACAGCGCCACCAGGCGGCCACGCCACTGCTCCACCACCAACTGGTTGATCCAGCTTTCGCCGAGGATAAACACGATGGTCAGGATCACCCCAATCATCAGCCGCAGCACCAGCCAGACCGGGTAACTGGGCAAGATTGCCAGCAAACCGATGGAGACGGCACCCGCCCACAAACACAGGCGCATCAGGTTGGCGGTGCCCAGCCATGAGGCCATCCGGCTGGAAACCTTGGCGCCCAGCAGCACGCCGAAAGCCGGCATTGCCGCCATGACGCCGATAGCGAAACTGCCATAGCCCCAGCCTTCCAGGCGCAGGGACACCAGCGGCATGCTGACGCCCAGGGCCAGGCCAACGCTGAGTACCGAGGCCAGGACGGCGAAATAAGTCGCCCAACGCATTTCCACGCTCCTGTGGATAATTTTGAGAACACACAAAACAGTGTGGGAGCGGGCTTGTGTGGGAGCCGGGCTTTCCCGCGATGCAAGCACCTCGGTGTGTCAGTCACACCGAGGTGATGCTATCGCAGGCAAGCCAGCTCCCACAAAAGCCCGCTCCCACATTTGGCCTGCGGTGTTTCCTACAGGGTTACAGCTTGATCCAGGTCGATTTCAGTTCAGTGTATTTGTCGAACGCGTGCAGCGACTTGTCGCGGCCGTTACCCGACTGTTTGAAACCACCAAACGGTGCCGTCATGTCGCCGCCGTCGTATTGGTTGACCCACACACTACCGGCGCGCAAAGCCTTGGCCGTCAGGTGTGCCTTGGAGATATCGGCGGTCCATACGGCTGCGGCCAGGCCATAAACGGTGTCGTTGGCGATGGCGATGGCTTCTTCAGCGCTGTCGAAGGTGATCACCGACAGCACAGGGCCAAAGATCTCTTCCTGGGCGATCTTCATGGCGTTGGTCACGCCGTCGAAAATCGTCGGTTCAACATAAGTACCGCCCGTTTCTTCCAGGGTGCGCTTGCCGCCCGCCACCAGTTTGGCGCCGTCGGCGTGGCCGGCTTCGATGTACGACAGCACGGTGTTCATCTGCTGGGTGTCTACCAGTGCGCCGACGTTGGTTGACGGGTCCAGCGGGTTGCCTGGCTTCCAGCCTTTGAGGGCCTCGATCACCAGCGGCAGGAATTTATCCTTGATGGAACGCTCGACGAGCAGGCGCGAACCGGCGGTGCAAACTTCGCCCTGGTTGAAAGCGATGGCGCCCGCAGCGGATTCGGCGGCAGCTTGCAGGTCCGGGGCATCGGCAAACACGATGTTCGGGCTCTTGCCGCCGGCTTCCAGCCATACACGCTTCATGTTCGACTCGCCGGAGCGGATCAACAGCTGCTTGGCGATCTTGGTGGAACCGGTGAACACCAGCGTGTCGACGTCCATGTGCAGCGCCAGCGCGTTGCCCACGGTGTGGCCGTAGCCCGGCAACACGTTGAACACGCCTTTTGGAATACCGGCTTCAACCGCCAGGGCGGCGATGCGGATGGCGGTCAGCGGGGATTTTTCGGACGGTTTGAGGATCACCGAGTTACCGGTGGACAGCGCCGGCCCCAGCTTCCAGCAGGCCATCATCAACGGGAAGTTCCACGGCACGATCGCGCCGACAACGCCGACCGGCTCGCGGGTCACCAGGCCCAACTGATCGTGTGGCGTGGCTGCGACTTCGTCGTAAATTTTGTCGATCGCTTCACCGCTCCAGCTCAGCGCATTGGCTGCGCCA
The sequence above is a segment of the Pseudomonas sp. R76 genome. Coding sequences within it:
- a CDS encoding aminotransferase-like domain-containing protein, with the translated sequence MTLYVNLAELLGTRIEQGFYRPGDRLPSVRALSVEHGVSLSTVQQAYRLLEDNGLAMPKPKSGYFVPVGRELPALPEVGRPAQRPVEISQWDQVLELIRAVPRKDVIQMGRGMPDVLSPTLKPLLRSLARVSRRQDLPGLYYDNILGCMELREQIARLSLDSGCQLTAEDIVITTGCHEALSASIHAICEPGDIVAVDSPSFHGAMQTLKGLGMKALEIPTDPLTGISLEALELALEQWPIKVIQLTPNCNNPLGYIMPEARKRALLTLAQRFDVAIIEDDVYGELAYSYPRPRTIKSFDEDGRVLLCSSFSKTLAPGLRIGWVAPGRYLERVLHMKYISTGSTATQPQIAIAEFLKNGHFEPHLRRMRTQYQRNRDLMLDWVSRYFPAGTRASRPQGSFMLWVELPEGFDTLKLNRVLVEQGVQVAVGSIFSASGKYRNCLRMNYAAKPTPQIEEAVRKVGAAAIKMLAEAAD
- a CDS encoding NAD(P)/FAD-dependent oxidoreductase, coding for MTASARHTASYYAASSVPQPEYPALTGEVSADVCVIGGGYSGLNTALELAERGFSVVLLEARKMGWGASGRNGGQLIRGVGHGLDQFANVIGADGVRQMKLMGLEAVEIVRERVERYQIPCDLTWGYCDLANKPRHLQGLAEDAEELRSLGYRHEVRLLQANEMSSVIGSDRYVGGMIDMGSGHLHPLNLALGEAAAAQQLGVKLFEHSEVTRIDYGPEVNVHTALGNVRAKTLVLACNAYLKGLNPQLSGKVLPAGSYIIATEPLSQAQATNLLPQNMAVCDQRVTVDYFRLSADRRLLFGGACHYSGRDPQDIGAYMRPKMLKVFPQLAEVKIDYQWGGMIGIGANRLPQIGRLADQPNVYYAQAYAGHGLNATHLAGKLLAEAISGQQQGRFDLFAQVPHITFPGGKHLRSPLLALGMLWHRFKELV
- a CDS encoding aldehyde dehydrogenase, with translation MTTLTRADWEQRAKDLKIEGRAYINGEYTAAVSGDTFECISPVDGRLLATVASCDAADAQRAVENARATFNSGVWSRLAPAKRKSAMIRFAALLKANAEELALLETLDMGKPISDSLGIDVPGAANALSWSGEAIDKIYDEVAATPHDQLGLVTREPVGVVGAIVPWNFPLMMACWKLGPALSTGNSVILKPSEKSPLTAIRIAALAVEAGIPKGVFNVLPGYGHTVGNALALHMDVDTLVFTGSTKIAKQLLIRSGESNMKRVWLEAGGKSPNIVFADAPDLQAAAESAAGAIAFNQGEVCTAGSRLLVERSIKDKFLPLVIEALKGWKPGNPLDPSTNVGALVDTQQMNTVLSYIEAGHADGAKLVAGGKRTLEETGGTYVEPTIFDGVTNAMKIAQEEIFGPVLSVITFDSAEEAIAIANDTVYGLAAAVWTADISKAHLTAKALRAGSVWVNQYDGGDMTAPFGGFKQSGNGRDKSLHAFDKYTELKSTWIKL
- a CDS encoding MFS transporter — protein: MRWATYFAVLASVLSVGLALGVSMPLVSLRLEGWGYGSFAIGVMAAMPAFGVLLGAKVSSRMASWLGTANLMRLCLWAGAVSIGLLAILPSYPVWLVLRLMIGVILTIVFILGESWINQLVVEQWRGRLVALYGCSYALSQLSGPLLLGVLGTDHDYGFWVGVGLLMVAPLLLLGRSGAPTAESFSVTFSDLWRFCLSLPAIAWAVALFAAFEAMILTLLPVYCLQQGFTAEVALAMVSTVVVGDALLQLPIGALADYLPRRTLFLSCAVLLLVSSLAIPLLLHTPLIWPVWVIFGASAGGLFTLSLILIGERYRDDALVRANAHVAQLWGIGCLIGPLVAGAGSQWISGHALPWLMAAGALGLVVLLLRQGAFGAAQPA
- a CDS encoding DUF1127 domain-containing protein; the encoded protein is MSGISDVRLMLHSQELQAGQERATAPRDINRWSLFWHRRHTRKALLHLTHEQLRDVGLTAEQARQEGLKPFWRD
- a CDS encoding phospholipase D family protein, producing MIRRLLPFFLLAALALGGCATVDSPRIPSDALPAAQSSFGRSIQAQAAPHQGRSGFRLLPNSSEAFMARAELIRNAQSSLDLQYYIVHDGISTRMLVDELLKAADRGVRIRILLDDTTSDGLDQVIATLAAHPQIEIRLFNPLHLGRSTGVTRAMGRLFNLSLQHRRMHNKLWLADNSVAIVGGRNLGDEYFDAEPNLNFTDIDMLSVGPVAEQLGHSFDQYWNSALSKPIDDFVSTAPSKRDLAAARVRLQDSLAESRQQNHALYNRLRTYQTQPRMDIWRRELIWAWNQALWDAPSKVLAKADPDPRLLLTTQLAPELEGVNHELIMISAYFVPGQPGLVYLTGRADAGVSVSLLTNSLEATDVPAVHGGYAPYRKALLEHGVKLYELRRQPGDPSAGSGPHLFRRGAFHGSDSSLHSKAMIFDREKSFIGSFNFDPRSVLWNTEVGVLVDSPELAEHVRNLALQGMAPALSYEAKLQDGQVVWVTEDNGQLHTLTHEPGSWWRRFNAWFATSVGLERML